Proteins encoded in a region of the Sulfurimonas marina genome:
- a CDS encoding DegT/DnrJ/EryC1/StrS family aminotransferase, producing the protein MKIDFANLKYQHEIYKDEIEEAIIKVARNCNFIMGDEVQELEKNLEKFTGARYAVTCSSGTDALLLAMMALDIKPGDEVITTPFTFIATAETIAFLGAKPVFVDIDEKTYNIDPTRIEEKITENTKAIIPVSLYGQPSDIDTIQAIANKHNLQVIIDGAQSFGSTYNGKTDSSLGNISTTSFFPAKPLGCYGDGGAVFTNDEELANKMKSLRVHGQSKRYHHKYIGMGGRLDTIQAAVLNVKLKYYEKDLVLRQEVASKYTKAFENKLDITLPFVEEKATSGWAQYSVRVKNRDELQARLKEVGIPTAVHYPMPLHLQECFQYLGYKQGDFPISETVSNEIMSLPMNPYVTDEEIEYISSKL; encoded by the coding sequence ATGAAGATAGATTTTGCAAACTTAAAATATCAACATGAAATTTACAAAGATGAGATAGAAGAAGCTATCATAAAAGTAGCGAGGAATTGCAATTTTATCATGGGAGATGAAGTTCAAGAACTGGAAAAAAATCTTGAAAAATTTACAGGTGCGAGATATGCAGTTACATGTAGTTCAGGCACAGATGCACTTTTACTCGCTATGATGGCTTTAGATATAAAACCTGGTGATGAAGTGATTACTACACCATTCACATTTATAGCTACAGCTGAAACTATTGCGTTTTTAGGTGCTAAGCCTGTATTTGTTGATATAGATGAGAAAACATACAATATTGATCCAACTAGAATAGAAGAAAAAATTACAGAAAACACAAAAGCTATTATTCCAGTAAGCTTATATGGACAACCTTCTGATATAGATACAATTCAAGCTATAGCAAATAAACATAATTTACAAGTGATTATAGATGGTGCACAATCTTTTGGAAGTACTTATAATGGAAAAACAGATTCTTCTTTAGGAAATATATCAACAACTTCTTTTTTCCCGGCTAAACCATTAGGATGTTATGGTGATGGTGGGGCAGTATTTACTAATGATGAAGAGTTGGCAAATAAAATGAAATCACTTAGAGTGCATGGCCAATCTAAAAGGTATCATCACAAGTACATAGGTATGGGTGGAAGACTTGATACTATACAAGCTGCTGTTTTAAATGTTAAACTAAAATATTATGAAAAGGACTTGGTTCTTAGACAAGAAGTGGCTTCTAAATATACCAAAGCTTTCGAAAATAAATTAGACATAACTCTTCCATTTGTAGAAGAAAAAGCAACATCAGGTTGGGCACAATACTCAGTTAGAGTAAAAAATAGGGATGAATTACAGGCAAGACTAAAAGAAGTAGGAATACCTACAGCAGTACACTATCCTATGCCTTTACACTTACAAGAATGTTTTCAGTATTTAGGATATAAACAAGGTGATTTCCCAATATCAGAAACAGTTTCAAATGAAATTATGAGTTTACCCATGAATCCTTATGTTACTGATGAAGAAATAGAATATATTAGTAGTAAGTTATAG
- a CDS encoding nucleotide sugar dehydrogenase yields MLNKKICLVGLGYVGLPLAHAFSSKYEVIGLDIYQERIEELSNGYDRTLELSNEQMQEAINNGMKFTTSYDDVKNCNVYIVTVPTPINKDNEPDLTPIIKSTESISKIIKKDDIIIYESTVYPGVTEEVCVPILENGSGLKFNEDFYCGYSPERINPGDKEHTVTKILKITSGSTPEIANVVNELYKSIITAGTHLAPTIKVAEAAKVIENTQRDVNIALINELAMIFDLMGINTHDVIEAAGTKWNFIKLMPGLVGGHCIGVDPYYLSHKAQELGYMPNLILGARQINNGMSKLIADKALKLMVKNDKKLNGSNVLVMGVTFKENCPDTRNSKVLDIIQELKEFECNVDVYDYWVDRDDHEIQELNMIEELPLDTHKYDSIIVAVGHDNFKEITTEQYRSMSKGDAIVIDVKGIVENPSWKL; encoded by the coding sequence ATGTTAAATAAAAAAATATGTTTAGTTGGTTTAGGTTATGTTGGTTTACCTTTGGCGCATGCTTTTTCAAGTAAATATGAAGTTATAGGCTTAGATATTTATCAAGAAAGGATTGAAGAACTTTCAAATGGTTATGATAGAACATTAGAACTATCGAATGAGCAGATGCAAGAAGCTATAAATAACGGTATGAAATTTACAACAAGTTATGATGATGTTAAAAATTGTAATGTATATATAGTTACAGTTCCAACACCCATTAATAAAGATAATGAACCTGATTTAACTCCTATAATAAAGTCAACAGAATCTATTTCGAAAATTATTAAAAAAGATGACATTATTATTTATGAAAGTACAGTTTATCCAGGTGTAACAGAAGAAGTATGTGTGCCAATACTGGAAAATGGAAGTGGATTGAAATTTAATGAAGACTTTTATTGTGGTTATAGCCCCGAGAGAATTAATCCAGGGGATAAAGAGCATACTGTAACTAAGATACTAAAAATTACTTCAGGGAGTACACCTGAGATCGCAAACGTTGTTAATGAACTTTATAAGTCTATTATTACAGCAGGCACACATTTAGCTCCTACTATTAAAGTTGCAGAAGCAGCAAAAGTGATCGAAAATACTCAACGAGATGTAAATATAGCTTTAATTAATGAATTGGCTATGATATTTGACCTTATGGGAATTAATACACATGATGTTATAGAAGCTGCAGGTACTAAATGGAACTTTATAAAATTAATGCCTGGACTTGTAGGTGGTCACTGTATAGGTGTTGATCCATATTATTTATCTCATAAAGCACAAGAACTAGGCTATATGCCAAACCTTATACTTGGTGCTAGACAAATCAACAATGGAATGAGTAAACTCATAGCAGATAAAGCTCTTAAACTAATGGTTAAAAATGATAAAAAGTTAAATGGTTCAAATGTACTTGTGATGGGTGTAACTTTTAAAGAAAATTGTCCGGATACTCGTAATTCTAAAGTTTTAGATATCATCCAAGAGTTAAAAGAATTTGAATGTAATGTAGATGTGTATGATTACTGGGTTGATCGTGATGACCATGAAATTCAAGAGTTAAATATGATCGAAGAATTACCATTGGACACTCATAAATATGACTCTATCATTGTAGCTGTAGGGCATGATAACTTTAAAGAGATAACAACTGAACAATATAGATCAATGTCAAAAGGTGATGCTATAGTTATAGATGTTAAAGGTATTGTAGAAAATCCAAGTTGGAAATTATAA
- a CDS encoding acyltransferase, with amino-acid sequence MASYFAHESSFVDENVTIGENTKIWHFSHVLSNTTIGSNCSFGQNCVVGPKVKIGNGVKVQNNISIYEGVEIEDDVFLGPSMVFTNVINPRAFIVRREEFKKTLLKQGCSIGANATIVCGITIGEYALIGSGAVVNKDVKPYALMVGVPAKQIGWVGISGNTLEFKDNHAEDEYAYYELLNEDIKIIKRKIT; translated from the coding sequence ATGGCTTCATATTTTGCTCATGAGTCTTCATTTGTAGATGAAAATGTAACTATAGGGGAAAATACAAAAATCTGGCATTTTTCACATGTATTGTCAAATACGACAATTGGTTCTAATTGTTCTTTCGGTCAAAACTGCGTAGTAGGACCTAAAGTAAAAATTGGAAACGGTGTAAAAGTACAAAATAACATCTCAATTTATGAAGGTGTAGAGATTGAAGATGATGTATTTCTAGGACCATCTATGGTTTTTACAAATGTTATAAACCCTAGAGCATTTATAGTTAGACGTGAAGAGTTTAAAAAAACACTTTTAAAACAAGGTTGTTCAATTGGTGCAAATGCTACTATTGTTTGTGGTATAACAATTGGTGAATATGCTTTAATTGGTTCAGGTGCAGTTGTGAATAAAGATGTTAAACCATATGCTTTGATGGTAGGTGTTCCTGCAAAACAAATAGGATGGGTTGGAATCTCTGGAAATACATTAGAGTTTAAAGATAATCATGCAGAAGATGAATATGCGTATTATGAACTATTAAATGAAGATATTAAAATAATAAAACGTAAAATTACATAA
- a CDS encoding ABC transporter permease, whose amino-acid sequence MTKRTSFAIFKSVVIALFLREVQTRFGTKKMGYFWAIFDAMLMVLIFAGLKTAIAENSMPGIDFPVFLATGFLAFFLWRNIVKSSIGAFSANQALFAYRQVKPFDTIVTRVVLEMLVSSIATLVFLAIGWYFDYDIAIKDFNMVMLAVIWLCIFGFGLGLMSAVFSYFYETFGKMMNIIMTPLLFISALMYTVDSLPPLLREIILYNPLVHFIEMIHGYYFNTLDTYYVNYEYMMYWTILPLFIGLFFYVRSEKRILSS is encoded by the coding sequence ATGACAAAGAGAACATCATTTGCTATTTTCAAGTCGGTTGTTATTGCCCTTTTTTTAAGAGAGGTACAAACTCGCTTTGGAACTAAAAAGATGGGATATTTTTGGGCAATTTTTGATGCAATGTTAATGGTTCTAATTTTTGCCGGTTTAAAAACTGCTATTGCTGAAAACTCGATGCCTGGGATTGACTTTCCAGTGTTTTTGGCGACAGGTTTTTTAGCATTTTTTCTCTGGAGAAACATTGTTAAGAGTTCTATAGGAGCTTTTTCAGCAAATCAGGCACTTTTTGCCTATAGACAGGTAAAACCTTTTGATACTATTGTAACTCGTGTAGTTTTAGAGATGTTAGTGAGCAGTATTGCTACACTTGTATTTTTAGCGATAGGATGGTATTTTGACTACGATATTGCCATCAAAGATTTCAATATGGTGATGTTGGCAGTTATTTGGCTCTGTATTTTTGGTTTTGGACTTGGGCTTATGTCTGCCGTATTTTCTTACTTTTATGAAACCTTTGGAAAAATGATGAATATAATCATGACACCGTTGCTTTTTATATCTGCCCTTATGTATACGGTAGATTCTCTGCCACCGTTACTTAGAGAGATTATCCTTTACAACCCGCTTGTTCATTTTATAGAGATGATTCACGGTTACTATTTTAATACTTTAGATACCTATTATGTTAATTATGAGTATATGATGTATTGGACAATTTTACCGCTTTTTATTGGACTGTTTTTTTATGTAAGAAGTGAGAAAAGGATCCTCTCTTCATGA
- a CDS encoding ABC transporter ATP-binding protein, which produces MIELRNATKYFQTKHEKKYILNNVSITIPSGKNVGILGRNGAGKSTLLRMLGGIDFPNSGVISSTNSFSWPMGLAGGFQGSMTGRQNVKFVCRIYGKSEYEIEEAVESVKDFAEIGDYFDMPIKTYSSGMKSRLSFGLSLVFDFDYLIIDETLSVGDKNFQEKSKKALRKKIENCNVLLVSHSMPVLKEICDAGIVVHQGQIHYCDDINDAITTYNKINK; this is translated from the coding sequence ATGATAGAACTTCGCAACGCTACAAAATATTTTCAGACAAAACATGAAAAAAAGTACATTTTAAACAATGTTTCTATTACAATTCCTTCAGGAAAAAATGTAGGGATATTAGGGCGTAACGGTGCGGGCAAGTCAACACTGCTTCGAATGCTTGGTGGTATAGATTTTCCAAATTCTGGGGTAATAAGTTCAACGAACAGTTTCTCTTGGCCGATGGGGCTTGCAGGTGGTTTTCAAGGTTCTATGACAGGACGCCAAAATGTGAAGTTTGTATGTCGTATTTATGGAAAAAGTGAATATGAGATTGAAGAAGCGGTGGAGTCTGTTAAAGATTTTGCTGAGATTGGAGACTATTTTGATATGCCGATCAAAACATATTCTAGCGGTATGAAATCGCGTCTTAGTTTCGGGCTGAGTTTAGTTTTTGATTTTGATTATCTAATTATAGATGAAACACTTTCAGTTGGGGATAAAAACTTTCAAGAGAAGTCAAAAAAAGCATTAAGAAAAAAGATCGAGAACTGTAATGTTCTGTTGGTGAGCCACTCCATGCCGGTACTTAAAGAGATCTGCGATGCAGGGATAGTTGTACATCAAGGACAGATTCACTATTGTGATGATATAAATGATGCTATAACTACATACAATAAGATAAATAAATAG
- a CDS encoding polysaccharide biosynthesis/export family protein: protein MKKILVTILILLTSLAAVELDVAPKETESNVSMMQESKKVFGNRLFNGSFSQNKQHRYNPNYLINIGDVVNIRLWGAFDFNASIPVDSQGNIFLPKVGTIKLVGLKNEELSRTLQSKIKSVFKTNVYVYADLGNYQPVSVFVTGAVNKPGLYEGLSSDSIIQFLDKARGIENEFGSYRNITVLRDNKTVKSVDLYNFLLNGKLDLFQFQTGDVVNVESVKNYVEINGDVKRPYRFEMKGASIELSELLKAALPNPTATNFTVTKWNQENEQSVSIHSIKGNEHFTVHSGEVVEFLPDHNAKSIAVKISGEHLSLHNIVVPKGSTLGEVFEKIKPSILSDMDSFQLYRKSIAEEQKKLLDAQLNDLEAKTLTTGSMSSEEATIRAQESQLVMNFIERAKQVELKGKVVINKDTNLSLITLEDGDEIYIPKKSHMVIVQGEVMLPGAQSYVDGMSFEEYINSCGGYSFRANTDNVLIIKKNGQVVSYDPSSSFGESYSVKPGDAILVMGKVDTKYLQVIKDITQIVYQIAVGAAVVLRY from the coding sequence ATGAAAAAAATATTAGTAACAATTTTAATCCTTTTAACAAGTTTAGCAGCTGTAGAGCTAGATGTGGCTCCAAAAGAGACAGAAAGTAATGTAAGTATGATGCAGGAAAGTAAGAAAGTATTTGGTAACAGACTTTTTAACGGTTCTTTTTCTCAAAATAAACAGCACCGTTACAATCCAAACTATCTGATCAATATTGGTGATGTAGTAAACATCAGACTTTGGGGTGCTTTTGATTTTAATGCTAGTATTCCAGTTGATTCACAAGGAAACATCTTTTTACCAAAAGTGGGAACTATCAAGTTAGTAGGTCTGAAAAACGAAGAGCTTTCACGTACATTGCAAAGTAAGATCAAAAGTGTATTTAAAACAAATGTCTATGTGTATGCCGATCTTGGAAACTATCAGCCCGTAAGTGTATTTGTAACGGGTGCCGTAAATAAACCGGGACTTTACGAAGGACTTTCATCTGACTCAATCATACAGTTTTTAGATAAAGCTAGAGGAATAGAAAATGAGTTTGGAAGTTATAGAAATATAACAGTTTTACGTGACAATAAAACTGTAAAAAGTGTCGATCTATATAATTTTTTACTTAATGGGAAGCTAGACCTGTTTCAGTTTCAAACAGGCGATGTTGTTAATGTAGAGAGTGTAAAAAACTATGTTGAAATCAACGGTGATGTAAAACGCCCTTACAGATTTGAAATGAAAGGTGCTAGCATTGAGCTTAGTGAACTTCTAAAAGCTGCACTTCCAAATCCTACAGCTACAAATTTTACCGTAACTAAATGGAATCAGGAAAATGAACAAAGTGTAAGTATTCATAGTATTAAAGGAAATGAACATTTTACAGTGCATAGCGGCGAAGTTGTAGAGTTTCTACCAGATCATAATGCAAAAAGTATAGCTGTTAAAATTAGTGGAGAGCATTTGAGTCTTCATAATATTGTTGTTCCAAAAGGTTCAACTCTTGGTGAAGTATTTGAAAAGATTAAGCCTTCTATACTTTCAGATATGGACTCGTTTCAGCTCTATAGAAAAAGCATAGCCGAAGAGCAAAAAAAACTACTCGATGCACAACTTAACGATTTAGAAGCAAAAACACTTACAACGGGTTCTATGAGTAGTGAAGAAGCTACCATAAGAGCACAAGAATCACAACTTGTTATGAACTTCATTGAGCGTGCAAAACAAGTAGAACTTAAAGGGAAAGTAGTGATCAACAAAGATACAAATCTCTCTCTTATAACATTAGAAGATGGAGATGAGATCTACATTCCGAAAAAAAGCCATATGGTTATAGTTCAGGGGGAAGTTATGTTACCTGGTGCACAAAGCTATGTAGATGGAATGAGCTTTGAAGAATACATAAATTCATGTGGTGGGTACAGTTTTAGAGCAAATACTGATAATGTTCTTATTATCAAGAAAAATGGTCAGGTAGTAAGCTATGATCCATCAAGTTCATTTGGTGAAAGTTACAGTGTAAAACCTGGTGATGCCATACTTGTAATGGGTAAAGTAGATACTAAATATTTACAAGTGATCAAAGACATAACACAGATAGTCTACCAAATCGCTGTAGGTGCGGCAGTTGTTCTTAGATATTAA
- a CDS encoding PIG-L deacetylase family protein, with translation MISSFKNVLVLAPHTDDGELGAGGTITSLIENGVNVYYAAFSTAEESVPEGFPKDILKTEVKKATEQLGIKEENLFIYSYPVRKLNYSRQDILEDMIKLRKKYNFDLILTPSLHDIHQDHLTVAQESVRAFKTKTILGYELIWNTLSFDFTMFVKLEEKHIEKKSLALQEYKSQGVRDYMSKEFIYSLAKIRGVQIGAEYAETFEVIRWII, from the coding sequence ATGATTTCAAGTTTTAAAAATGTTTTAGTTCTTGCACCACATACAGATGATGGAGAGTTGGGAGCAGGAGGAACAATTACATCCTTAATAGAAAATGGTGTAAATGTATATTATGCAGCATTTTCAACTGCTGAAGAATCTGTACCAGAAGGTTTTCCAAAAGATATCTTAAAAACTGAAGTAAAAAAAGCGACTGAACAATTAGGAATTAAAGAAGAAAATTTATTTATTTATAGTTATCCAGTTCGAAAATTGAACTATTCTAGACAAGATATTTTAGAAGATATGATAAAACTTAGAAAAAAGTATAACTTTGATTTAATTTTAACACCATCTCTCCATGATATTCATCAGGATCATTTAACTGTTGCTCAAGAGTCTGTTAGAGCCTTTAAAACAAAAACAATTTTAGGCTATGAATTAATTTGGAATACTTTGTCTTTTGATTTTACTATGTTTGTTAAACTAGAAGAAAAGCATATTGAAAAAAAATCTTTAGCTTTACAAGAATATAAATCTCAAGGTGTAAGGGATTACATGAGTAAAGAATTTATATATTCACTTGCTAAAATACGTGGTGTACAAATAGGTGCAGAATATGCAGAGACTTTTGAAGTGATTCGATGGATTATCTAA
- a CDS encoding Gfo/Idh/MocA family protein — translation MMNSKNFALIGASGYIAPRHMKAIKETGNELVAALDPYDGIGIMDSHFPQASFFTEFERFDRFVDKWHRDGNKKIEYIGITTPNYLHDSHIRFALKSGAHAICEKPLVLNPHNIDQLKVIEQETGKKVYNILQLRLHDSIIALKEKVTKELEENPDKMYDIDLTYLTSRGKWYFESWKGKEEKSGGIASNIGVHFYDMLCWIFGDVEENIVHVKTADTNAGYFKLKNATVRWFLSVNYDYIPDEIKATGMRTYRSITVDGDEIEFSGGFTDLHTKSYEHILNGGGFGLDEAYGSIRTVSTIRHLPAIGLHGEYHPFCKKVLN, via the coding sequence ATTATGAATAGTAAAAATTTTGCACTTATTGGAGCAAGTGGATATATAGCGCCAAGACATATGAAAGCTATTAAAGAAACTGGGAATGAGTTAGTTGCTGCTTTAGACCCATATGATGGAATAGGAATTATGGATAGTCATTTTCCTCAGGCATCTTTTTTTACTGAATTTGAAAGATTTGATCGATTTGTTGATAAGTGGCATAGAGATGGTAATAAAAAAATAGAATACATTGGAATTACTACGCCAAACTATTTACATGATAGTCACATTAGATTTGCTTTAAAAAGTGGAGCTCATGCTATATGTGAAAAACCTTTAGTATTGAATCCTCATAATATTGATCAATTAAAAGTCATTGAACAAGAAACAGGAAAAAAAGTTTATAACATTTTACAGCTTCGTTTACATGACTCAATTATCGCTTTAAAAGAAAAAGTAACTAAGGAATTGGAAGAGAATCCAGATAAAATGTACGATATTGACCTTACATACTTAACAAGTCGTGGGAAGTGGTACTTTGAATCATGGAAGGGTAAAGAGGAAAAATCTGGTGGCATAGCATCAAATATTGGTGTGCACTTTTACGACATGCTTTGCTGGATTTTTGGAGATGTGGAAGAAAATATCGTACATGTTAAAACGGCAGATACAAATGCAGGATATTTCAAATTGAAAAATGCAACTGTAAGGTGGTTTTTATCGGTAAATTATGATTATATACCAGATGAGATAAAAGCTACTGGTATGCGTACATATCGTTCCATCACTGTAGATGGTGATGAGATAGAATTTAGTGGTGGATTTACAGACCTACATACTAAAAGTTATGAGCACATTTTAAACGGTGGTGGATTTGGACTTGATGAAGCATATGGTTCTATCAGAACAGTTTCAACTATTCGCCATTTACCTGCTATAGGTCTTCATGGGGAATATCATCCTTTTTGTAAAAAGGTACTAAACTAA
- the glmS gene encoding glutamine--fructose-6-phosphate transaminase (isomerizing) has protein sequence MCGIVGHLGCQNTKGILLNGLAELEYRGYDSAGIAVLNNKDRHIFKAVGKLENLKEKTTQLSLNEFSVGIGHTRWATHGKPTEENAHPHYGSDTYIVHNGIIENYQELKTVLQKDGFTFVSQTDTEVFVHLFEKYQKNHTNNYDAFKSALSEIEGAYAILLITDSDPETIYFAKKGSPLILGLKGDEKYFASSDAALLGQCSDVHFFEDGEFGYVTRNEVHIESVTEKQIKFQNAKLPSDKLSAQKEGYRFFMEKEIYEQADVLADTLRGRVLDTGIEFDELDENLFDGISEIKLCACGTSYHAALTSSYLFERLAKIKSSVEIASEFRYKEPLLTKDTLFLAISQSGETADTLEALKMAKQAGLKTLSICNVDNSSIVRLSDASILTRAGIEKGVASTKAFATQVAVLWMLSLYVAQFKKSLDTKELQNELHTLREVPNVTVIKDAIHEKTKRLAKRYLHGHGFFFIGRDVFYPLALEGALKLKEISYLHAEGYPAGEMKHGPIALADPELFTIALLSENLLFEKTKSNMEELGARDSTICCVSSYMYDKADDFIVLPKCNHYMLEFYEMMTATQLLAMEIAIKLENDVDMPRNLAKSVTVE, from the coding sequence TTGTGTGGAATAGTTGGACATTTAGGATGTCAAAATACAAAAGGTATCTTGTTAAACGGATTAGCAGAATTAGAATATCGTGGATATGATTCTGCCGGTATAGCAGTACTAAATAATAAAGATCGACATATATTTAAAGCAGTTGGAAAACTTGAGAACTTAAAAGAGAAGACTACACAACTTTCATTAAATGAATTTAGTGTAGGAATAGGGCATACACGTTGGGCTACACATGGAAAACCTACAGAAGAAAATGCTCATCCTCATTATGGTTCAGATACGTACATAGTTCATAATGGAATCATAGAAAATTATCAGGAACTTAAAACTGTACTTCAAAAAGATGGCTTTACATTCGTAAGTCAAACAGATACTGAAGTGTTTGTTCATCTTTTTGAAAAATATCAAAAAAATCATACTAACAATTATGACGCATTTAAAAGTGCTTTATCAGAAATAGAAGGTGCTTATGCGATCTTACTTATCACTGACTCTGATCCTGAGACGATTTACTTCGCAAAAAAAGGTTCACCATTAATTCTTGGGCTAAAAGGAGATGAAAAGTATTTTGCGTCTTCCGATGCTGCACTTTTAGGACAATGTAGTGATGTTCACTTTTTTGAAGATGGTGAATTTGGTTATGTAACGAGAAATGAAGTACATATAGAATCAGTCACAGAAAAACAGATCAAGTTTCAAAATGCAAAACTTCCATCTGATAAGCTCTCTGCTCAAAAAGAGGGATATAGATTTTTTATGGAAAAAGAGATCTATGAACAAGCAGATGTTCTTGCAGATACTCTTCGTGGGCGTGTACTTGATACAGGAATAGAGTTTGATGAACTAGATGAAAATCTATTTGACGGTATAAGTGAAATTAAGTTGTGTGCATGTGGAACAAGTTATCATGCAGCACTAACATCTAGTTACTTGTTTGAGAGACTTGCTAAGATAAAGTCAAGTGTTGAGATTGCAAGTGAATTTCGTTATAAAGAGCCGTTACTTACAAAAGATACACTTTTTTTAGCGATCTCGCAAAGTGGTGAAACTGCCGATACATTAGAAGCTCTTAAAATGGCCAAACAAGCAGGACTTAAAACACTTAGTATTTGTAATGTAGATAATTCCAGCATAGTACGCTTAAGTGATGCAAGTATATTAACTCGTGCCGGAATAGAAAAAGGTGTGGCAAGTACAAAGGCATTTGCAACTCAAGTAGCAGTACTATGGATGTTAAGTTTATATGTTGCACAATTTAAAAAGAGTCTAGATACAAAAGAGTTACAAAATGAGCTTCATACTCTTAGAGAAGTACCGAATGTAACTGTTATTAAAGATGCAATTCATGAAAAAACAAAACGTCTAGCAAAGCGTTACTTGCATGGGCATGGATTTTTCTTTATAGGAAGAGATGTGTTCTACCCGTTAGCACTAGAAGGTGCACTTAAACTTAAAGAGATTAGTTACCTACATGCTGAAGGCTACCCTGCTGGGGAGATGAAACATGGTCCCATAGCTTTAGCAGACCCGGAACTTTTTACCATAGCGCTCTTAAGTGAGAATTTACTCTTTGAGAAAACAAAGAGTAATATGGAAGAGTTGGGTGCAAGAGACTCTACGATATGTTGCGTTAGCTCATACATGTACGATAAAGCAGATGATTTTATAGTGCTACCAAAGTGTAATCATTACATGTTAGAGTTCTATGAAATGATGACAGCTACACAGTTACTTGCTATGGAGATAGCAATAAAACTGGAAAATGATGTAGATATGCCAAGAAACTTGGCAAAGTCTGTCACGGTTGAATAA
- a CDS encoding DapH/DapD/GlmU-related protein, whose protein sequence is MIKASIIAEFLAENLAGNDIEINEVASVDKLKNNAIAFSKKGFTNSTITALIIVPKNFVIPNDSSLSYIKVDNPRLSFAKIVTNFFQEKRKINIHETVIIGNNTEIAPTVSIGANCVIGNNVRIKANSVLNNNIIIADNTEIGENCYIKSGSIIGEDGFGFDFDGDIPIRIPHIGKVVIHDNVEIGSKNTIAKGTINDTIIFDNVKIDDQVHIAHNCEIGKGTIITACAEISGSVRIGMNCWIGPNCSIIQKVVIGDNVTIGIGTVITDNIANNKKIMGLESLELKPLIRLKKRINYGG, encoded by the coding sequence ATGATTAAAGCATCAATAATAGCTGAATTTTTAGCAGAAAATCTAGCAGGAAATGATATAGAGATCAATGAAGTGGCATCTGTCGATAAATTAAAAAATAATGCTATTGCATTTTCAAAGAAGGGTTTTACAAATTCAACAATTACAGCTTTGATTATAGTACCAAAAAATTTTGTTATTCCAAATGACAGTTCTCTGAGTTATATTAAGGTTGATAATCCTCGTTTGTCATTTGCAAAAATAGTGACAAATTTTTTTCAAGAAAAAAGAAAGATAAATATCCACGAAACTGTTATAATTGGAAATAATACAGAAATTGCCCCTACAGTTTCCATAGGAGCAAATTGTGTAATTGGTAATAATGTTAGAATAAAAGCCAATAGTGTTTTAAATAACAATATTATTATAGCTGACAATACAGAGATTGGTGAAAACTGTTATATTAAGTCTGGTAGTATTATTGGAGAAGATGGGTTTGGATTTGATTTTGATGGTGATATTCCTATAAGGATTCCTCATATTGGAAAAGTTGTGATTCATGATAATGTAGAGATAGGTTCAAAGAATACAATAGCTAAAGGTACAATAAATGATACTATTATATTCGATAATGTAAAAATTGACGATCAAGTTCATATAGCTCATAATTGTGAGATAGGAAAAGGAACTATTATTACAGCATGTGCTGAAATAAGTGGTTCTGTTAGAATAGGAATGAATTGTTGGATTGGGCCGAACTGTTCAATTATTCAAAAGGTAGTAATTGGTGATAATGTAACGATAGGTATTGGAACAGTTATTACAGATAATATAGCTAATAACAAAAAAATTATGGGATTAGAAAGTTTAGAATTGAAACCTTTAATTAGACTAAAAAAACGTATTAACTATGGGGGATGA